In Musa acuminata AAA Group cultivar baxijiao chromosome BXJ2-8, Cavendish_Baxijiao_AAA, whole genome shotgun sequence, one genomic interval encodes:
- the LOC103996058 gene encoding uncharacterized protein LOC103996058 encodes MDCEAHCSLVLSLFFIFLCSSAARDARDQSPSAVVVGTVYCDTCFHQEFSKFSHLISGASVAVECGDAASGRGYRKVVTTNRRGVFGVRLPPRISKHVHLIEACSVKLLESNEPFCAVASTATAAGLRLKSRRRGVHVYSVGFFSFKPLNEPELCYQKPVLEAEKQEQFAFFLPLPTITFQSSPPQGAGGFPLFQPPTLLPPNPLQPPASVLPPSPSFNLPTIPSSTPPPAWPFPRFPGVPSAFPSKTTSP; translated from the exons ATGGATTGCGAAGCTCACTGCTCACTTGTACTCTCACTGTTCTTCATCTTCCTTTGCTCCTCTGCTGCTCGTGATGCGAGGGATCAGTCCCCGTCTGCAGTGGTGGTCGGAACTGTTTACTGTGATACATGCTTTCACCAGGAATTCTCCAAGTTCAGCCACCTGATCTCCG GTGCTTCGGTGGCAGTCGAGTGCGGAGATGCGGCGAGCGGGCGCGGCTACAGGAAGGTGGTGACGACGAACCGGCGCGGGGTGTTTGGGGTCCGCCTGCCGCCGAGGATAAGCAAGCACGTCCATCTCATCGAGGCCTGCTCGGTGAAGCTGCTCGAGAGCAACGAGCCATTCTGCGCGGTGGCGTCCACCGCGACGGCCGCCGGGCTGCGACTCAAGTCGAGGCGGCGTGGCGTCCATGTCTACTCCGTCGGGTTCTTCAGCTTCAAGCCGCTGAACGAGCCGGAGCTGTGCTATCAGAAGCCAGTGCTCGAAGCTGAGAAGCAGGAGCAGTTCGCGTTCTTCCTCCCCCTGCCGACAATTACCTTCCAGTCGTCGCCGCCGCAAGGCGCCGGTGGATTCCCACTGTTTCAGCCGCCGACCCTGCTGCCTCCAAATCCGCTCCAGCCACCTGCGTCGGTCCTGCCGCCTTCGCCGTCGTTTAACCTTCCTACAATTCCTTCGTCCACACCACCGCCGGCCTGGCCCTTCCCTCGGTTCCCTGGCGTCCCATCAGCCTTCCCTTCGAAGACGACGTCGCCATGA